The proteins below come from a single Triticum aestivum cultivar Chinese Spring chromosome 5D, IWGSC CS RefSeq v2.1, whole genome shotgun sequence genomic window:
- the LOC123119705 gene encoding uncharacterized protein: MAFPKPLAALLLAVALAATAMSAAGQDPQNCKPSRKVTVQNLCGKDLYLGIEPLANSKLLYSPGYLLRHGTHVSYDVCSWTGRVKVQDAVVTEFHIGYDGGAWYQVSTDQSHMPIRVSITPHGHPLKDHCPTAGCNSGGHCFEHSVPGGKCHGVDEIKIVFYNP; this comes from the coding sequence ATGGCGTTCCCCAAGCCCCTGGCGGCTCTCCTCCTCGCCGTGGCGCTGGCAGCGACTGCCATGTCCGCCGCCGGTCAGGATCCCCAAAACTGCAAGCCGAGCCGCAAGGTGACGGTGCAGAACCTGTGCGGCAAGGACCTTTACCTCGGCATCGAGCCGCTGGCCAACAGCAAGCTCCTCTACAGCCCTGGCTACCTGCTCCGCCACGGCACCCACGTGTCGTACGACGTGTGCTCGTGGACGGGGCGCGTGAAGGTGCAGGACGCCGTGGTGACGGAGTTTCACATCGGGTACGACGGCGGGGCGTGGTACCAGGTGAGCACCGACCAGTCCCACATGCCCATCCGTGTCTCCATCACCCCCCACGGCCACCCCCTGAAAGACCACTGCCCCACCGCCGGCTGCAACAGCGGTGGCCACTGCTTCGAGCACTCCGTCCCCGGCGGCAAGTGCCACGGCGTCGACGAGATCAAGATCGTCTTCTACAACCCCTAG